In Nicotiana tabacum cultivar K326 chromosome 2, ASM71507v2, whole genome shotgun sequence, the following proteins share a genomic window:
- the LOC107797041 gene encoding NADH-ubiquinone oxidoreductase 20.9 kDa subunit encodes MNTDITASTKPEYPVIDRDPPFTKTVANFNTLDYLRLTTISGISVTVGYLSGIKPGIRGPSMVTGGLIGLMGGFMYAYQNSAGRLMGFFPNEGEVAKYKYKI; translated from the exons atgaACACAGACATAACAGCATCGACAAAGCCCGAATACCCGGTTATAGATCGAGACCCACCTTTTACTAAAACCGTTGCCAATTTCAACACCCTCGATTACCTCCGTCTCACCACCATCTCCGGCATCTCCGTCACCGTCGGCTACCTCTCCG GAATAAAACCAGGGATTAGGGGGCCGTCAATGGTGACGGGAGGTTTAATTGGGTTAATGGGTGGTTTCATGTACGCTTACCAGAATTCTGCTGGCAGGCTCATGGGCTTTTTTCCCAATGAAGGAGAGGTAGCCAAGTACAAGTACAAGATTTAA